Proteins from a single region of Sneathiella aquimaris:
- a CDS encoding 5-(carboxyamino)imidazole ribonucleotide synthase: MTTLAPGQTIGILGDGQLGRMMAIAAAELGFKTHIFGQEKNSPAAQVANANTIADYTDKVALRKFASSVDVVTLEFENIPTDTLNFLSPLIPVRPGRKVLEITQDRHLEKSFVNSLGVPTAPFANVESLEELRQAVERIGTPAILKTRRDGYDGKGQVKINSATEIDKAWETLGGKASILEGFVPFELEISIVAARDIHGNVATYCPVENRHKNHILDVTIAPANILSTVSEHATELATKIVQNLDLVGLVAVEMFVARDGDVLVNELAPRPHNSGHWTIEACTTSQFRQSIRAAAGLSLGDPTAHSNALMRNLIGDDADHWNDILQHPEMSLHLYGKTESRPGRKMGHVTRLFPLNVPPKV; the protein is encoded by the coding sequence ATGACCACTCTTGCTCCTGGACAAACGATCGGCATCCTCGGTGATGGACAATTAGGTCGGATGATGGCAATTGCTGCGGCCGAATTGGGGTTTAAAACCCACATTTTTGGGCAGGAAAAAAATAGTCCCGCGGCTCAGGTTGCCAATGCGAACACAATTGCAGACTATACAGACAAAGTGGCTTTACGGAAATTTGCCTCCTCAGTCGATGTTGTAACGTTGGAGTTTGAAAATATTCCAACAGACACTCTGAACTTTCTATCTCCTCTTATCCCAGTGCGGCCCGGCAGAAAGGTTCTTGAAATCACACAGGACCGTCATCTGGAAAAAAGTTTCGTTAATAGTCTGGGGGTACCGACAGCCCCTTTCGCCAATGTTGAAAGCCTGGAAGAATTGCGTCAGGCAGTCGAGCGGATTGGAACGCCCGCAATTTTAAAAACGCGGCGGGATGGCTATGACGGTAAAGGTCAGGTCAAAATAAATTCGGCAACCGAAATCGACAAAGCTTGGGAAACTCTGGGGGGAAAAGCATCCATTTTGGAAGGATTTGTTCCGTTCGAGCTTGAAATCTCAATTGTCGCTGCACGTGATATTCATGGAAATGTGGCAACCTACTGCCCCGTTGAAAACCGGCACAAAAACCACATTCTCGATGTTACAATTGCACCTGCTAACATTTTATCCACTGTTTCAGAACACGCGACAGAGCTTGCCACCAAAATTGTGCAAAATCTGGATCTTGTCGGTTTGGTTGCCGTGGAAATGTTTGTCGCCAGAGATGGAGATGTTCTCGTAAACGAACTTGCTCCGCGCCCCCACAATTCGGGCCACTGGACGATAGAAGCCTGCACCACATCCCAGTTCCGCCAAAGTATTCGTGCAGCCGCGGGTCTGTCTCTGGGCGATCCCACGGCCCACTCCAATGCCTTGATGCGTAACCTGATCGGCGACGATGCCGATCATTGGAACGACATTTTACAGCATCCCGAGATGAGCCTCCATCTTTATGGAAAAACGGAAAGCCGCCCCGGCCGAAAAATGGGCCATGTTACCCGGCTGTTCCCCTTAAATGTACCGCCAAAGGTTTAA
- a CDS encoding SDR family oxidoreductase produces MLSNKIILITDATHFVGTPGSRVLMREHAILYAQDASFVDATARKAFEALIPGVKALAEQEPEDVVAAVIQAEGRLDALINNDAYPAIKATIDDADIDDFRRTLDALLVRGFAYAKYASKVMKAAGKGKIVFVSSAVPKHGLPNYSMYTAARGGANSLAVSLAKELGKFGIQVNALAPNFVESPTYFPEELLSNPETLMKITKPIPIGRLGKPEEAGEYLAFLVSDKSDFITGQILYFAGGWA; encoded by the coding sequence ATGCTAAGCAATAAAATTATCCTGATTACAGACGCGACTCATTTTGTAGGAACTCCGGGGAGCCGGGTTTTGATGCGTGAGCATGCGATACTTTACGCACAGGACGCTTCTTTTGTGGATGCGACCGCCCGCAAGGCGTTCGAGGCCTTAATCCCGGGTGTGAAGGCGCTGGCCGAACAGGAGCCCGAGGACGTTGTCGCGGCTGTTATTCAAGCCGAGGGACGCTTGGATGCTTTGATCAACAATGATGCCTATCCGGCGATCAAGGCAACCATTGATGACGCAGATATTGACGATTTTCGAAGAACACTGGATGCCTTGCTGGTGCGCGGCTTTGCCTATGCCAAATACGCGTCAAAAGTTATGAAGGCCGCAGGAAAAGGTAAAATTGTTTTTGTTTCATCGGCAGTGCCAAAACATGGCTTGCCAAATTATTCAATGTATACCGCGGCGCGCGGCGGAGCCAATAGTCTGGCGGTGTCATTGGCCAAGGAGTTGGGAAAATTTGGTATTCAGGTGAACGCGCTGGCCCCGAATTTCGTAGAAAGCCCGACCTACTTCCCTGAGGAACTGCTGAGTAATCCTGAAACATTAATGAAAATAACTAAACCCATCCCTATTGGCCGATTGGGTAAGCCCGAAGAAGCGGGTGAATATCTCGCTTTTCTTGTCTCCGACAAATCAGATTTTATTACCGGTCAGATTCTGTATTTCGCCGGCGGCTGGGCATAG